Proteins from a single region of Caloramator sp. E03:
- a CDS encoding aldo/keto reductase, whose product MEYTKLGNSDLVVSRICVGCMSFGDTASNFHAWTLNADESEEVIKYALELGINFFDTANVYSAGTSEEFLGRAIKNNVARDKVVIATKVYFNEGKLSRQAILREIDGSLKRLGTDYVDLYIIHRFDYGTPIEETMEALDSLVKAGKVRALGASAMYGYQFYNMQLAAERNGWTKFVSMQNHYNLIYREDERELIPICKQQNVALTPYSPLVAGRLSRLEWKADTKRSQTDKTAMSKYDSTQESDYKIVLRVNELAQKYGATMTQIALAWQFAKGVTAPIIGATKAKYFDDAVGSLNIKLTDDDIAYLEELYVPHKIVGAL is encoded by the coding sequence ATGGAATATACAAAACTTGGGAATTCTGATCTTGTTGTTTCACGTATTTGTGTAGGATGCATGAGCTTTGGTGATACGGCAAGTAATTTTCATGCATGGACACTTAATGCCGATGAGAGTGAAGAGGTTATAAAGTATGCTCTTGAGCTTGGTATTAATTTCTTTGATACTGCAAATGTTTATTCTGCTGGAACTAGTGAAGAGTTTCTTGGCCGTGCAATTAAAAACAATGTTGCTCGTGATAAGGTAGTTATAGCGACTAAGGTTTATTTTAATGAAGGTAAGCTTTCAAGACAAGCGATACTACGTGAGATTGACGGCTCATTAAAACGACTTGGAACAGATTATGTTGACCTTTACATTATTCACCGTTTTGATTATGGTACCCCAATAGAGGAAACGATGGAGGCTCTTGACAGCCTTGTCAAGGCAGGAAAGGTGAGAGCCCTTGGAGCATCTGCAATGTATGGCTACCAGTTCTACAATATGCAGCTTGCTGCTGAGAGAAATGGATGGACAAAGTTTGTTTCAATGCAGAATCACTACAATCTGATTTACCGCGAGGATGAACGTGAACTTATTCCAATCTGTAAGCAGCAAAATGTTGCTCTTACTCCCTATAGTCCTCTTGTAGCAGGGAGGCTTTCACGCCTTGAATGGAAGGCTGATACAAAACGCAGTCAGACTGATAAAACTGCAATGTCTAAGTATGACAGCACACAGGAGAGTGATTATAAAATTGTGCTTCGTGTAAACGAACTTGCACAAAAATATGGCGCTACAATGACGCAGATTGCTCTTGCATGGCAGTTTGCAAAAGGAGTTACAGCCCCAATTATAGGTGCTACAAAGGCAAAATATTTTGATGATGCTGTAGGTTCTTTAAATATAAAGCTTACTGATGATGATATTGCATATCTTGAGGAGCTATATGTTCCGCATAAAATTGTTGGTGCGCTTTGA
- a CDS encoding DUF362 domain-containing protein, with protein MSKVYFIKNTQSNYDELGKDALKLLKKVVSETGHQFEKEVPIKVHFGEKGNKTFIPAKCYDEVINYLRENGVSPYYIETNVLYRGSRTTTELHIETAKAHGFTQIPIIIADGDIGTDYDEIEINKEYIKKCKIGRGYGRFKQFIVMSHFKGHIAAGFGGAIKQLAMGFAARGGKLEQHSGISPVVDANKCISCGICVKKCNYGAIQIKDSAVIDGNKCIGCAGCIAVCPKGAITNTWGGSHFLEKLSEYAYGASKDKDIIYITFVHNITEECDCLGTHMKPIADNIGVLAGKDPVALDTACLDLVQKSSGKKLFEKGRQALIHAEKIGLGKMEYELIQIN; from the coding sequence ATGAGCAAAGTATATTTTATTAAAAACACACAATCCAATTATGATGAGCTTGGAAAAGATGCCTTGAAGCTTCTTAAAAAAGTAGTATCAGAAACTGGACACCAGTTTGAAAAGGAGGTACCTATTAAGGTTCATTTTGGTGAAAAGGGAAACAAAACCTTTATACCTGCAAAATGCTATGATGAAGTCATAAATTACCTAAGAGAAAATGGAGTATCACCATATTATATTGAAACCAATGTGCTATATAGAGGATCAAGAACTACAACGGAGCTTCATATTGAAACAGCAAAAGCTCATGGCTTTACACAGATTCCAATAATAATAGCAGATGGAGATATTGGAACAGATTATGATGAAATAGAAATAAACAAAGAATACATTAAAAAATGTAAAATAGGCAGAGGGTATGGGAGATTTAAACAATTTATTGTTATGAGCCATTTTAAAGGGCACATAGCTGCTGGGTTTGGTGGAGCTATAAAACAGCTTGCTATGGGATTTGCTGCAAGAGGTGGAAAGCTTGAACAGCATTCAGGAATATCTCCTGTAGTAGATGCAAATAAATGTATATCCTGCGGTATTTGTGTAAAAAAATGCAATTATGGAGCTATTCAAATTAAAGATTCTGCAGTAATTGATGGCAATAAATGCATTGGCTGTGCAGGATGTATTGCTGTTTGTCCAAAAGGTGCAATTACAAATACCTGGGGAGGCTCACATTTTCTTGAGAAACTTTCAGAGTATGCTTATGGAGCATCAAAAGATAAGGATATAATTTATATTACCTTTGTTCACAATATTACAGAGGAGTGTGACTGCCTTGGTACACACATGAAACCAATTGCAGATAATATTGGTGTTCTTGCAGGAAAAGATCCAGTTGCTTTAGACACAGCATGTTTGGACTTGGTTCAAAAAAGCAGTGGAAAGAAGCTTTTTGAAAAGGGAAGGCAAGCTCTTATACATGCAGAGAAAATTGGATTAGGAAAAATGGAGTATGAACTTATTCAGATTAATTAA
- a CDS encoding 6-phospho-beta-glucosidase, whose amino-acid sequence MKKDKLKIVTIGGGSSYTPELIEGYIKRKNELPIGEIWLVDIEEGKEKLNIVGSMAQRMVKAAGLDWKVHLTLDRREALKDADFVSTQFRVGQIDARIKDERIPLSHGIIGQETNGAGGILKAFRTVPVILEIVEDMKELCPQAWLINFTNPSGMITEAVMRYGKWDKVVGLCNVPISARKLAASALERNEEDLYFKFAGLNHFHWHRVWDKYGNELTMECIEKLYGEEKDFMQIYKPEYLKEKKEREEKLGVANIKNIAFLSQQIRDLGILPCSYHRYYYITDDMLQEELEDYKNNNTRAEVVKRTEAELFELYKDPNLDYKPEQLMKRGGAYYSDAACEVINSIYNDKRVNMVVSTKNNGAIKDLPDDVVVEVSSIITAAGPQPIVWGEFKPAARGMLQIMKAMELTTIEAAVTGNYGTALHAFTINPLIPSGKIARQLLNEMLVAHKKYLPQFKDVISKIEKGEIK is encoded by the coding sequence ATGAAAAAGGATAAACTAAAAATAGTTACTATTGGAGGGGGATCCAGTTATACTCCGGAACTTATTGAGGGCTACATAAAAAGGAAAAATGAATTGCCGATAGGTGAAATCTGGCTTGTAGATATAGAAGAAGGTAAAGAAAAATTAAATATAGTAGGATCTATGGCTCAAAGGATGGTTAAAGCTGCTGGGCTTGATTGGAAAGTTCACCTAACTTTAGATAGAAGAGAAGCATTAAAGGACGCTGATTTCGTTTCTACTCAGTTTCGCGTTGGACAGATTGATGCTCGCATAAAAGATGAAAGAATTCCATTAAGTCATGGAATAATTGGACAAGAAACTAATGGTGCTGGTGGAATATTAAAAGCATTTAGAACTGTTCCAGTTATACTTGAAATTGTTGAAGATATGAAGGAACTATGTCCTCAAGCCTGGCTTATAAACTTTACAAATCCTTCTGGTATGATTACAGAAGCTGTAATGAGATATGGAAAATGGGATAAAGTTGTTGGTTTATGTAATGTTCCTATATCCGCTAGAAAACTTGCTGCATCTGCATTAGAAAGAAATGAAGAGGATCTATATTTTAAGTTTGCAGGTTTAAATCATTTTCACTGGCATAGAGTTTGGGATAAATATGGTAATGAATTAACAATGGAATGTATTGAAAAGCTTTACGGGGAAGAAAAGGATTTTATGCAAATTTACAAGCCAGAATATTTGAAAGAAAAAAAAGAAAGAGAAGAAAAATTAGGTGTTGCAAATATTAAAAACATTGCATTTTTATCCCAACAGATAAGAGATTTAGGAATTTTACCATGTTCTTATCATCGTTATTATTATATTACAGATGATATGCTTCAAGAAGAACTTGAAGATTATAAAAATAATAACACAAGAGCTGAGGTTGTTAAGCGTACAGAAGCTGAGCTTTTTGAATTATATAAAGATCCTAACCTTGATTATAAACCAGAACAATTAATGAAACGTGGAGGAGCATATTATAGTGATGCTGCCTGTGAAGTAATCAATTCAATTTACAATGATAAGAGAGTTAATATGGTTGTAAGCACAAAAAATAATGGTGCTATAAAGGATTTGCCAGATGATGTTGTGGTAGAAGTGTCCTCTATTATTACAGCAGCTGGTCCTCAGCCAATTGTCTGGGGTGAATTTAAACCAGCAGCCAGAGGAATGTTACAAATTATGAAAGCTATGGAACTTACTACAATCGAAGCCGCTGTTACAGGAAATTATGGTACAGCTCTACATGCATTCACAATTAATCCATTAATACCAAGTGGAAAAATAGCAAGGCAATTATTAAATGAAATGCTTGTAGCACACAAGAAATATCTACCTCAATTTAAAGATGTAATTTCTAAGATAGAAAAAGGGGAAATAAAATAA
- a CDS encoding MFS transporter — translation MNSSNVLSIKLKFLYIFVCAAIACFMPFLTFHFQQKGFSYTQIGIALAVYSIVGVIVQPIWGFITDKYLNKRISLIITMLLSSLTIYIFIFAKGFYFILISMILVLIFQSSVMPLSDAYTYEIIGQHKQIQYGKIRLMGSIGYGVTALCIGQAVKVIGINSAFILFSIVMLLGAAMAFSIKFKGKNIQEKINASDIANLIKDKKLLIFYIMVIIVNISLGCNNTYITILIQKTGGDVSKLGLLWFVMAISETPILFFGNRLLKKFNDLNLFILAIIFFALRYFLDSISPSYIFVIAVQIMHALTFPLFLLAALNYLNRKTNPKMKTTATTVYFASSGIGAFVGNIVGGMLLEHITVFTLFKIISIFSVLCLALGVKLKKINLFEDYTLMANSKENNTSKLYDVKEAIIE, via the coding sequence ATGAATAGCTCTAATGTACTATCAATTAAATTAAAGTTTCTCTATATTTTTGTATGTGCAGCAATAGCTTGCTTTATGCCATTTCTAACATTTCACTTTCAGCAAAAAGGCTTTAGTTATACACAAATAGGTATTGCACTTGCCGTTTATTCTATAGTTGGTGTAATTGTACAGCCTATTTGGGGTTTTATTACGGATAAATATTTAAATAAAAGAATCTCATTAATTATTACTATGCTTTTGAGCTCTTTAACTATATATATCTTTATTTTTGCTAAAGGTTTCTATTTTATTCTTATAAGTATGATATTAGTATTAATTTTTCAAAGTTCAGTTATGCCCTTATCAGATGCTTATACCTATGAAATCATAGGACAGCATAAACAAATTCAATATGGAAAAATAAGGCTTATGGGATCCATTGGATATGGTGTTACAGCGCTATGTATAGGGCAGGCGGTAAAAGTTATTGGTATAAATAGTGCCTTTATTCTTTTTTCAATTGTTATGCTTTTAGGTGCAGCAATGGCATTCAGCATAAAATTCAAAGGAAAGAATATACAAGAAAAAATTAATGCAAGCGATATTGCTAATCTTATTAAAGATAAGAAGTTATTAATATTTTATATAATGGTTATAATTGTTAACATCTCTTTAGGTTGTAATAATACTTATATTACAATATTGATTCAAAAGACAGGTGGAGATGTTTCAAAACTTGGATTACTTTGGTTTGTTATGGCAATAAGTGAAACTCCGATTTTATTTTTTGGAAACAGACTATTAAAAAAATTCAATGACTTAAATTTATTTATACTGGCAATTATATTTTTTGCATTAAGATATTTTTTAGACTCAATAAGCCCATCATATATTTTTGTAATTGCTGTACAAATAATGCATGCATTAACTTTTCCTTTGTTTTTATTAGCTGCGCTTAATTATTTGAATAGAAAAACTAATCCTAAGATGAAAACCACAGCTACGACAGTGTATTTTGCATCCAGTGGTATTGGAGCATTTGTAGGGAATATAGTTGGAGGAATGCTTCTTGAACATATTACTGTATTTACGCTATTTAAGATAATTTCTATTTTTTCTGTACTTTGTTTGGCTTTGGGAGTTAAATTAAAAAAGATAAACTTATTTGAAGATTATACGCTAATGGCTAATTCTAAAGAAAATAATACAAGTAAATTATATGATGTGAAGGAGGCGATTATAGAGTAA
- a CDS encoding PTS lactose/cellobiose transporter subunit IIA translates to MKLLLVHAEDHLMDAILAKDLSKEMISLYKLNRA, encoded by the coding sequence ATGAAGTTATTGCTTGTACATGCAGAGGATCATCTTATGGATGCCATATTGGCGAAAGATTTATCTAAAGAAATGATAAGCCTTTATAAATTAAACAGAGCTTAG